In Astyanax mexicanus isolate ESR-SI-001 chromosome 25, AstMex3_surface, whole genome shotgun sequence, a genomic segment contains:
- the si:ch211-63p21.2 gene encoding FH1/FH2 domain-containing protein 1, which yields MFDKTPLEGPMKQSECSPLDQSWTSCLKRPPCLRINTLDFSDLWDEEDLEQDAADDDSSSGNASPNQSPGHCLDSLKPPPAPPLAPPPPPASPGAPESSCRTLKLHWRELLSLQPLPRVSRFGPQSIWAGLEPVHLDTNRLEFLFESKTCSSKTFSCLTNGKKQKQSCVSVLTLKRSHIITIALSSLPPPHLLPPALYSMDSSVLDREDVQRLQSLIPSDEELKMIKQAKAQAPHCPLAPAEQCLLILGSVTHLSSRLQLWAFALDYDSLEREIAEPLFHLKLAMEQLAANQTFRCILATVLAIGNFLNGCKARGFELSYLGKLSQVRDTHSRQPLLHHVCVLLLQIYPQSSDLYSDITAVTRASKCDYSQVQTNLAQLEMLCKASWEQLRLLEKDGEGRKGGGRGGRGRVEERTSGSEGSLRLRLPQFLKECGERLKVLRAVHRRVINRFHSFLLYLGYSRAMVRETSADGFCKTVSDFALEYRATHNAILQQREREQEREKEREKDQERGRETSTPKSKPKPLQSPSQDNDDQSKLEEVLKTPTASSRFDFTAPRHRSKTPNARGSLSRRLKW from the exons ATGTTTGATAAAACTCCACTAGAAGGACCAATGAAACAATCAGAATGCTCCCCACTGGACCAGTCCTGGACGTCCTGCCTGAAACGTCCCCCTTGTCTTCGGATCAACACTCTGGATTTCTCAGATCTTTGGGATGAAGAGGATCTAGAGCAGGACGCCGCAGATGACGACTCTTCCAGTGGAAATGCTTCACCCAATCAGAGCCCAGGACACTGTTTGGACTCTCTGAAACCGCCCCCAGCGCCACCGCTGGCTCCGCCCCCTCCGCCGGCGAGTCCAGGAGCTCCGGAGTCGAGCTGCCGGACGCTAAAGCTCCACTGGAGGGAGCTGTTGAGTCTGCAGCCGCTGCCCAGAGTCAGTCGCTTTGGGCCACAGTCGATCTGGGCCGGTCTGGAACCCGTGCATCTCGACACCAACAGACTGGAGTTCCTGTTCGAGAGTAAGACCTGCAGCTCCAAGACCTTCTCCTGTCTGACCAACGGAAAAAAG CAGAAGCAGTCGTGTGTTTCTGTTTTGACTCTGAAGCGAAGTCACATCATCACCATCGCCCTGAGCAGCCTCCCCCCCCCTCACCTGCTCCCACCTGCCCTCTACAGCATGGACTCCAGCGTCCTCGACAGAGAGGACGTCCAG AGGCTTCAGTCGCTGATTCCCTCAGACGAGGAGCTGAAGATGATAAAACAGGCTAAAGCTCAGGCCCCCCACTGCCCCCTGGCTCCGGCTGAGCAGTGCCTCCTCATTCTGGGCAGCGTAACTCACCTGAGCTCCAGGCTTCAGCTCTGGGCCTTCGCCCTGGACTACGACTCTCTGGAAAGG GAAATTGCGGAGCCTCTCTTTCATCTGAAGCTTGCAATGGAGCAGCTGGCAGCCAATCAGACGTTCCGATGCATTCTTGCAACAGTGCTGGCCATCGGTAACTTTCTAAACGGATGCAAA GCTCGGGGGTTTGAGCTGAGTTACCTGGGGAAGCTCTCTCAGGTGAGAGACACACACAGCCGCCAGCCGCTGCTGCACCACGTCTGTGTTTTACTGCTGCAGATTTACCCACAATCCTCTGATCTGTACTCCGACATCACCGCCGTGACCCGCGCCAGCAAG TGTGATTACTCTCAGGTCCAGACCAACCTCGCTCAGCTGGAGATGCTCTGCAAAGCATCCTGGGAGCAGCTGCGTCTGCTGGAGAAGGATGGAGAGGGGAGGAAgggtggaggaagaggaggaagaggacgagTGGAGGAGAGGACGAGTGGAAGCGAGGGATCACTGCGTCTCAGGTTGCCTCAGTTTCTGAAGGAGTGCGGGGAGCGGCTGAAGGTCCTCAGGGCCGTCCATCGCAGGGTCATCAACAG gtttcaCTCGTTCCTGCTGTATCTGGGCTACTCTCGTGCCATGGTGAGAGAGACGAGTGCGGACGGGTTCTGTAAGACGGTCAGTGATTTTGCTCTGGAGTACAGGGCAACCCACAACGCTAtcctgcagcagagagagagggagcaggagagagagaaagagcgagagaaggaCCAAGAGAGAGGACGAGAAACCTCCACTCCTAAATCCAAACCCAAGCCTCTACAAAGCCCATCTCAG GATAATGATGATCAGTCCAAGTTGGAGGAGGTGTTAAAAACACCAACAGCATCTTCTCGCTTTGACTTTACTGCCCCCCGCCATCGCAGCAAGACCCCCAACGCCAGAG gtTCTCTCTCTCGGAGGCTGAAGTGGTGA